Proteins encoded in a region of the Methanobrevibacter sp. genome:
- a CDS encoding C1 family peptidase, with amino-acid sequence MNKLKLTLLLSIFFLLMLVPAGYAMDNDTAVLGESSADYYFDSNVENDNGDGSIYNPYKTLTSDRIKDNSIIHLANGEYELDWGSNPDNVSIKGTDASKTIISYSGIGFDLKGSLSLSDVTLSGLGIRASGNNLTATNTIFKDFSSASNNAINSKSNVILSNCSFISNSAGTGGAIYMNGGTLTISDSLFKDNAADKYGGAIACEDGTYIEIDDSKFLNDYSNAEAGGAIYLKDVELVANNVEIINCSAPFGGAIASLNSKVSLNNFTAKNNRAKYYGGAVYSLYHSFEITHSALTNNSAGNGGAIFADGVSDFIINNNVFTDNSASIGSAVFSQISDFYYDSLYDKALNNKFVNNDAYVNKGLNLTFNNNQHILFKLNASYNGSLPSYYNLRDLGQVSTVKNQGSGGNCWAFSSLAALESAILKSTGIEYDLSEENMKNIMSFYSTYGWSMENNVGGYDKMAVGYLTSWLGPVNESDDDYDSKSLLSPLIASFVHVQNIVFLTRSNFTDNDAIKKSIMDYGAVATSIYWSSSYLKGKNYYYSGSTGANHAVAIVGWDDNYSASNFRNTPPGDGAWIIKNSWGTSGGDKGFYYVSYYDTKFSQPGKYVSYAIILNDTIKYDKIYQYDVQGRSDIFLNYTNTVWYKNKFEATSDEYLSAVSTYFEKSTDWELSVYVNDALKLTKSGKAIVGYSTIDLGKFIPIKTGDIFEVVFKVTVDANASVPISEAVSFNEETYHENISFISYDGKNWVDFYDLEWTFPDHTYASQVACIKAFTISNPLNTQINLTLTNRGKNSTDIIATVFDEYDNIITHGTVVFSVGGAERTVAISNGIAKYSNAKITDGINNYSARFSETGYNPSSNFVLVSNNVIDTNISLTFSSVDVNPVTITANINGQNGNPVEGGEVVFTIEGVNYTVSVENGYASLTHTFKSFGVNNILAAYRDAYSYGPSQTEKTIEISLHDARVDINVDSQYNPVTVTVNVVDENGNKVNAGNVVLKIEGSEYTVGITDGKASLTHVFTRFGSQIITAAYSDDSYNYNSNNTQKDISVNLKNTNLEIDHDYNANNPVNLTCTITDGDGNPVDTGKVYFNFGDETREVDVADGVASIEYVFKNTGINDVSVSYVDGYYYADSSKNISLNVSKIPVGLSVDVNQIKDSLTITINLSQALDEYVVVYVNDEYNILKSSKGQAVLNLNSAYPGTYLIKTNVNSLIYDSGIVEKEFKVKERSTTIICDTSKLAYDKVLHCSVVLEDEFGYVIPNSQVSMTVGGKTYSAVTNESGVAVFKFTSGIGTASAVFSFKGDENYQKSSLTKKLTIDSSVQMPTAAKYTYNADYEVKLVDGAGNVVKTEDVNVLVDSKDEFTVSTDSKGILHFNISLSVGSHTITVTNPETGEVKSQTISVAARINGNKALTMYYGSGSAYKVRVYDDNGNIAKGVEVTFKIDGRIYSRITDSNGYASLKITLAPKTYTITASYKDYKVSNKVVVKPTLILKDKTVKKSKTFKYTVKLLNNKGKILKYKYVKVKFKGKTYKAKTNSKGIATFKLKSYSKVGKFTLTATYGSAKISKKITVKK; translated from the coding sequence TTGAATAAGCTTAAATTAACATTACTGTTGTCAATATTCTTTCTGCTGATGCTAGTGCCGGCAGGTTATGCAATGGATAATGACACTGCGGTTCTTGGTGAAAGTTCTGCCGATTATTATTTTGATTCAAATGTCGAAAATGATAATGGAGACGGATCAATATACAATCCCTACAAGACATTAACTTCCGATAGAATTAAAGACAATTCCATTATTCATCTGGCTAACGGAGAATATGAACTGGACTGGGGAAGTAATCCCGATAATGTGAGTATAAAAGGAACTGATGCCAGCAAAACTATCATTTCTTATTCTGGAATAGGTTTTGATTTAAAAGGTTCCCTATCATTATCAGATGTTACTTTAAGCGGTTTAGGAATAAGGGCTAGTGGAAACAATTTAACAGCAACAAATACAATTTTCAAAGATTTCTCATCTGCCTCCAATAATGCAATCAATTCTAAGTCAAATGTTATCCTCTCAAACTGTTCTTTCATATCCAATTCTGCAGGTACCGGAGGAGCTATTTACATGAACGGAGGTACTTTGACTATTTCCGATTCACTGTTTAAGGATAATGCGGCCGATAAGTACGGTGGTGCCATTGCATGTGAGGACGGTACTTATATTGAGATTGATGATTCAAAATTCCTCAATGATTATTCCAATGCAGAGGCAGGTGGTGCGATTTATTTAAAAGATGTTGAGCTAGTTGCAAATAATGTTGAAATAATCAACTGTTCCGCTCCATTCGGTGGAGCTATAGCTTCTTTAAACTCAAAGGTCTCTCTAAATAATTTTACCGCTAAAAACAATAGGGCTAAATACTACGGAGGTGCTGTCTATTCATTGTATCATTCCTTTGAAATCACCCATTCAGCATTAACCAACAACAGTGCAGGCAATGGTGGTGCAATATTTGCCGATGGCGTTTCTGACTTTATAATAAACAATAATGTATTCACTGATAACTCTGCAAGCATTGGAAGTGCTGTTTTTTCACAGATAAGTGATTTTTATTATGATTCCCTATATGATAAGGCATTGAATAACAAATTTGTCAACAATGATGCATATGTTAACAAAGGATTGAATTTAACATTTAATAATAATCAGCATATCCTATTCAAATTAAATGCATCCTATAACGGCAGTTTACCTTCTTATTATAATTTAAGGGATTTAGGACAGGTTTCCACAGTTAAAAATCAGGGAAGCGGAGGTAACTGCTGGGCATTTTCTTCACTGGCCGCTTTGGAATCTGCAATTTTAAAGTCCACAGGCATTGAATATGATTTATCCGAGGAAAACATGAAAAACATAATGTCATTTTATTCCACTTACGGCTGGTCAATGGAAAACAATGTTGGAGGATATGACAAGATGGCTGTAGGTTATCTAACCAGCTGGCTAGGTCCGGTCAATGAAAGTGATGATGATTATGACTCCAAATCATTATTGTCCCCATTGATTGCAAGCTTTGTCCATGTTCAGAATATTGTATTTTTAACAAGAAGTAATTTCACAGATAATGATGCAATTAAGAAATCCATAATGGATTACGGTGCCGTTGCTACAAGTATATACTGGTCAAGTTCATATCTCAAAGGAAAAAATTACTATTATTCAGGATCTACCGGTGCAAACCATGCGGTAGCAATTGTAGGATGGGATGATAACTATTCAGCTTCAAACTTCAGGAACACTCCTCCGGGTGACGGTGCATGGATTATTAAAAACAGTTGGGGAACCAGCGGTGGAGATAAAGGATTTTACTATGTTTCATATTATGATACTAAATTTTCACAGCCTGGAAAATATGTTTCCTATGCCATTATATTAAATGATACAATCAAATATGACAAGATTTACCAGTATGATGTTCAGGGCAGATCTGATATCTTTTTAAATTATACAAACACCGTCTGGTACAAGAATAAATTTGAAGCTACCTCTGATGAATATCTCTCTGCAGTATCAACATACTTTGAAAAATCTACAGACTGGGAATTATCTGTTTATGTTAATGATGCATTGAAACTCACAAAATCCGGAAAAGCCATAGTAGGTTATTCCACTATTGATTTAGGAAAATTCATTCCAATCAAAACAGGCGATATCTTTGAGGTTGTCTTTAAGGTAACTGTTGACGCCAATGCAAGCGTTCCTATCTCAGAGGCTGTTTCATTCAATGAAGAAACATACCATGAAAATATTTCATTTATAAGCTATGACGGAAAAAATTGGGTTGATTTCTATGATTTGGAATGGACATTCCCTGACCATACTTATGCATCACAGGTAGCATGCATTAAAGCATTCACTATTTCAAACCCTCTGAACACTCAAATTAATTTAACTTTAACAAACAGAGGCAAAAACAGTACAGATATAATTGCCACAGTTTTCGATGAATACGACAATATCATAACTCATGGAACTGTAGTTTTCTCAGTTGGCGGTGCTGAACGCACTGTAGCTATCAGCAACGGAATTGCAAAGTATTCTAATGCAAAAATAACTGACGGAATCAATAATTACTCTGCAAGATTCAGCGAAACAGGTTACAATCCGTCAAGCAATTTTGTTCTTGTATCCAATAATGTAATTGATACAAACATCAGTTTAACTTTCTCTTCTGTAGACGTTAATCCGGTTACAATTACTGCTAATATCAACGGCCAGAACGGAAATCCTGTGGAAGGTGGAGAAGTTGTTTTCACCATTGAAGGCGTAAACTACACAGTAAGTGTAGAAAATGGTTATGCAAGCTTAACCCATACATTCAAAAGCTTTGGAGTAAACAATATTTTAGCAGCATACAGGGATGCATACAGTTACGGACCAAGTCAGACAGAAAAGACAATTGAAATCTCACTTCACGATGCACGTGTTGACATTAACGTTGATTCCCAGTATAATCCTGTAACAGTTACTGTTAATGTGGTCGATGAGAATGGAAACAAAGTAAATGCAGGTAATGTGGTTTTAAAGATTGAAGGCAGCGAATATACTGTTGGCATAACAGACGGCAAGGCAAGCTTAACTCACGTTTTCACCAGGTTCGGCAGTCAAATCATCACAGCCGCTTATAGTGATGATTCATATAACTATAATTCAAACAATACCCAAAAGGACATTTCCGTCAATTTGAAAAATACTAATTTGGAAATTGATCACGATTATAATGCAAACAACCCTGTTAATTTAACCTGCACAATAACTGACGGCGATGGCAATCCTGTAGATACAGGCAAAGTTTATTTCAACTTTGGCGATGAAACTAGGGAGGTAGATGTTGCAGACGGTGTTGCAAGTATTGAGTATGTATTTAAAAACACTGGTATCAATGATGTTTCAGTTAGTTATGTTGACGGATACTACTATGCAGATTCTTCCAAGAATATCTCTTTAAACGTATCTAAGATTCCTGTCGGATTATCTGTTGATGTAAATCAGATTAAAGATTCATTGACAATTACAATAAACCTTTCACAAGCTTTAGATGAATATGTTGTTGTTTATGTTAATGACGAGTACAATATATTGAAATCATCAAAAGGTCAGGCAGTATTGAATCTCAACAGCGCATATCCTGGAACATATTTAATCAAAACCAATGTGAACAGTTTAATTTATGATTCAGGCATTGTAGAAAAAGAGTTCAAAGTAAAAGAAAGATCTACAACCATAATCTGTGATACATCAAAACTTGCTTATGATAAAGTTTTGCACTGTTCTGTTGTCCTGGAAGATGAATTCGGTTATGTTATTCCAAATTCTCAAGTTTCAATGACTGTTGGAGGCAAAACATATTCCGCTGTTACCAATGAATCAGGTGTTGCGGTATTTAAGTTCACCTCAGGAATTGGAACTGCCAGTGCAGTATTTTCATTCAAGGGTGATGAGAACTATCAAAAATCATCCCTGACCAAAAAATTAACCATTGACTCATCAGTCCAGATGCCGACAGCCGCTAAATACACATACAATGCGGATTATGAAGTTAAGCTTGTGGACGGCGCAGGCAATGTAGTGAAAACAGAGGATGTAAATGTTCTTGTTGACAGCAAGGACGAATTTACAGTATCTACAGATTCCAAGGGCATTTTACACTTTAACATATCATTATCAGTTGGAAGTCACACAATCACCGTAACCAATCCTGAAACCGGTGAAGTCAAATCTCAGACAATCAGTGTTGCTGCACGTATCAACGGAAATAAGGCTTTGACAATGTATTACGGTTCAGGCTCAGCATACAAGGTCAGAGTATATGACGACAATGGAAATATAGCAAAAGGCGTTGAGGTAACATTTAAGATTGACGGCAGAATCTACTCAAGAATCACTGACTCCAACGGTTACGCTTCACTTAAAATCACTTTAGCCCCAAAAACATATACAATAACTGCCAGTTATAAAGACTACAAAGTGTCCAACAAGGTTGTTGTCAAACCGACATTGATTTTAAAGGATAAAACAGTTAAAAAATCAAAGACTTTCAAATACACTGTCAAACTGCTTAACAATAAGGGTAAAATTTTGAAATATAAGTATGTTAAAGTCAAGTTCAAAGGCAAAACATATAAGGCTAAAACCAACTCCAAGGGAATAGCCACATTCAAACTAAAATCCTATTCAAAAGTAGGTAAATTCACATTAACAGCAACTTATGGTTCTGCAAAAATAAGTAAAAAGATAACAGTTAAAAAATAA
- a CDS encoding thymidylate synthase: MLTINQCYLDFVNKILKQGKETYKDSNHHLIESLGNFYIIDDPFNLKFRAKYQHYTPDMLLSDIKSGKFDMEGCPIKSDALYEYVKSAENPDDQGFVYTYPNRIYAHFDVDQFNTMKQRILTATGSNRAVAVTIDPQLDADREDIPCLQFLQCIVRDNELTIHCIFRSNDIFGAFYSNMFFIAYLGLKMKEEVNKEIVGEKLNFGGVHYHSTSGHIYNTDLKAARNLIKANK, encoded by the coding sequence ATGTTAACTATTAATCAATGTTACTTGGATTTTGTAAATAAAATCCTCAAGCAAGGAAAAGAAACTTATAAAGACTCAAATCACCATTTAATTGAGAGTCTTGGAAATTTTTATATAATTGATGACCCGTTCAATTTAAAATTCAGGGCAAAATATCAGCACTACACACCTGACATGCTATTAAGTGACATCAAATCCGGAAAATTCGATATGGAAGGTTGTCCTATCAAAAGCGATGCATTATATGAATATGTAAAATCAGCTGAAAATCCTGACGACCAGGGATTTGTTTACACTTACCCTAACCGTATCTATGCTCATTTTGATGTTGACCAGTTCAACACAATGAAACAGAGAATCCTGACTGCAACCGGATCAAACAGGGCAGTGGCAGTTACAATTGATCCTCAATTGGATGCCGACAGGGAAGATATTCCATGTCTTCAGTTCCTTCAATGCATTGTACGTGACAATGAATTAACAATTCACTGCATATTCAGAAGCAATGATATTTTCGGAGCATTTTACTCCAATATGTTTTTCATAGCGTATCTGGGATTGAAAATGAAAGAAGAAGTCAACAAGGAAATTGTTGGTGAAAAATTAAACTTTGGTGGAGTTCACTACCACTCAACCTCAGGCCATATCTATAATACTGACTTAAAAGCAGCCCGTAACTTAATTAAAGCTAATAAATAA
- a CDS encoding sugar O-acetyltransferase — protein MELKDFLDYVNSGKEVEYPSEVQEMFNELLLEATRIKSKLNCEYHPENEVREIFAELTSQPVNESLRLVPPFHTDCGKNIHLGENVFINSNCTMQDQGGIFIGDNVLIGHNTCLLTLNHQEDPEKRANLLPAPIKIGDGAWLGSNVTVLPGITIGDGAIIAAGAVVTKDVEPDTIVAGVPAKVVRKVNEKK, from the coding sequence ATGGAATTAAAAGATTTTTTAGATTATGTCAATAGCGGAAAGGAAGTTGAATATCCTTCCGAGGTTCAGGAAATGTTTAATGAACTGCTTCTTGAAGCCACTAGAATAAAAAGTAAATTGAACTGCGAATATCACCCTGAAAATGAAGTTAGAGAAATATTTGCAGAGCTTACCTCTCAACCAGTAAATGAATCATTAAGACTGGTTCCACCGTTCCACACAGACTGCGGCAAAAACATCCATCTTGGAGAAAACGTTTTCATTAATTCAAATTGTACCATGCAGGATCAGGGAGGAATTTTTATAGGAGACAACGTATTGATAGGTCACAATACATGTCTTTTAACATTAAACCACCAGGAAGACCCTGAAAAAAGAGCAAATCTACTTCCTGCACCTATTAAGATAGGAGACGGTGCATGGTTAGGTTCAAACGTTACAGTATTGCCGGGAATTACCATTGGTGACGGCGCCATCATTGCAGCAGGTGCTGTTGTTACAAAGGATGTTGAGCCTGATACCATAGTTGCAGGTGTTCCCGCAAAAGTTGTAAGAAAAGTCAACGAAAAAAAGTAA